Proteins from one Bacteroides mediterraneensis genomic window:
- a CDS encoding efflux RND transporter periplasmic adaptor subunit — MDREISKEEQRRVRNKRLIHYGGIGAGCVILLVGLFSWMRSSVKESALVFSEVTRGTLEVSVSASGKVVPAFEEIINTPIHSRIVEVYGKGGDSVEIGTPLLKLDLQSTETGYQKLQDEDQMKRYQLEQLKINNQTYLSDLEMKVKVSAMKLNQMKAELRNEQYLDSLGSGTTDRVRQAELNFQTGKLELEQLRQQLANERKVKAADLKVKELEYEIFRKEMAEMKRTLEDAQIRSPRKAILTYINDQVGAQVTEGTRLAVISDLSHFKVEAEIADTYADKVVAGGRAIVKIGNEKLEGQISSVTPLSKNGMISFIVQLANDHHRRLRSGLKVDVYVMNAVKEGVLRIDNASYYVGKGKYELFVRDGKDELVKRKVRLGDCNFEYVEVLSGLQPGDRVVVSDMKDFRNKRKVRLVH; from the coding sequence ATGGATAGAGAAATATCAAAAGAAGAACAAAGAAGGGTACGCAATAAGAGGCTTATACATTATGGAGGCATTGGTGCCGGATGCGTGATATTGTTGGTTGGGCTTTTTTCATGGATGCGCAGTAGTGTGAAAGAAAGTGCCCTTGTTTTTTCGGAAGTGACTCGGGGAACGCTTGAGGTGAGTGTGAGTGCGTCGGGTAAGGTTGTACCTGCCTTTGAAGAAATCATCAATACACCGATTCATTCGCGTATCGTGGAGGTATATGGAAAAGGAGGAGACAGTGTGGAAATAGGTACCCCGTTATTGAAGTTGGATTTGCAAAGCACTGAGACTGGCTATCAGAAATTGCAGGATGAAGACCAGATGAAGCGGTATCAGCTGGAGCAGTTGAAAATCAATAACCAGACGTATCTCAGCGATTTGGAAATGAAGGTAAAGGTGTCTGCCATGAAATTGAACCAGATGAAGGCGGAGTTGCGGAACGAACAATATCTTGACAGTTTGGGTTCGGGTACGACCGACCGGGTGCGTCAGGCGGAATTGAATTTTCAGACGGGAAAACTGGAACTGGAACAGCTTCGTCAGCAGCTGGCCAACGAACGGAAGGTGAAAGCCGCCGACTTGAAAGTCAAGGAGTTGGAATATGAAATTTTCCGTAAGGAGATGGCAGAGATGAAACGTACGCTGGAGGACGCGCAGATACGGTCGCCCAGAAAAGCCATTCTTACCTATATCAATGATCAGGTGGGGGCGCAGGTGACAGAAGGAACCCGGCTGGCGGTCATTTCAGATTTGAGTCACTTTAAGGTGGAAGCGGAAATTGCAGATACTTATGCAGATAAGGTCGTGGCAGGTGGACGGGCTATTGTGAAGATAGGCAATGAAAAGCTGGAGGGACAAATCAGCAGTGTGACGCCTTTATCTAAAAATGGCATGATTTCTTTTATTGTGCAGCTGGCCAATGACCATCACCGCCGGTTGCGTTCGGGACTGAAAGTGGATGTGTATGTAATGAATGCTGTGAAAGAAGGCGTATTGCGAATAGACAATGCCAGTTATTATGTAGGGAAAGGAAAATATGAGTTGTTTGTGCGGGATGGAAAAGATGAACTGGTCAAGCGGAAGGTACGGTTGGGAGATTGCAATTTTGAATATGTGGAAGTACTTTCCGGTCTTCAGCCGGGCGACCGGGTGGTGGTCAGCGATATGAAGGACTTTCGGAACAAACGGAAGGTTAGGTTGGTACACTGA